Proteins from a genomic interval of Oceanispirochaeta crateris:
- a CDS encoding protein-tyrosine phosphatase family protein — protein MKLFRQIEQNKIKGEIFLHSMPGRNENLDEVIVELKNHDISKIICLVDKSEIQYKSKDYLEAVNNGQLSNIPIIYNPVPDFGIPTGEKALLEYESALKQAYEQLKTENILIHCAGGIGRTGTFSIILLRMIGYSLEEAKRITSDTGSGSEGQEQKDFCRNYIV, from the coding sequence ATGAAATTATTCAGACAGATAGAACAAAACAAAATTAAAGGGGAAATTTTCTTGCATTCTATGCCTGGAAGAAATGAAAATCTTGATGAAGTAATAGTTGAATTAAAAAATCACGATATATCAAAAATAATTTGCCTTGTAGATAAATCTGAGATTCAGTACAAATCAAAAGATTACTTAGAGGCTGTAAATAATGGCCAACTAAGTAACATTCCAATAATATACAATCCAGTTCCGGATTTTGGGATACCAACAGGTGAAAAAGCTCTTTTAGAATATGAATCAGCGCTTAAGCAGGCTTATGAACAACTTAAAACAGAGAATATCTTGATTCATTGTGCTGGAGGAATAGGACGTACTGGAACTTTTTCCATTATATTACTTAGGATGATTGGTTATTCTTTAGAAGAAGCTAAAAGAATTACATCAGACACAGGCTCAGGTTCAGAAGGACAAGAACAGAAAGATTTCTGTCGAAATTATATAGTTTGA
- a CDS encoding McrB family protein, translating into MKISEFESDLFSEIGKIKEKHPQYYNELSEYYHNRIDSSHSELSRKELFSSLFNSDGGNRHYFTIRASDSFTNLTSPDKSVKSLIFTPLNDHSRSKMAKGDIVFCYRQGQFASLNDALNIRGIYGVGLVASDPKLLFPQEEDHKKYGVLVLFPVLLNHHLELRQIQMHPTTIDLTPYNGNRNDALQYIEKKEQYFVLLDLIYSRNAEQRTAIADLLPEVKFKEVELPNDLLVRIYSRESKYENNRSNFLASKFIEWFYKPVNYKQSYGELLSLDVVLFWDNAFFNNNLFKVDADNIHDSIERIERMLQKPNDKWKKYSDGTSRGVPNALIGKENYLKFLHDFFVDETSISIYKNIQDKYSTVMSKAINVNDSFTYLYKPFLLLAGISGVGKTRFVRAQAACSNGWTADDPRKPDNYELVAVRPDWHEPSDLLGYVSRIDGTKYVPTGFLKFLVKAWQEVFDNSGSLTDIGVGIRPFWLCLDEMNLAPVEQYFADYLSILESRKWTDTEYSSLPIISDDLELVMKALKGGADEDLWSAFISNGGIPLPPNLIVAGTVNMDETTHGFSRKVIDRALTLDFQEFFPNRFNEFFVPQTEPKILSFYTASHVSSPGDLSDVLADPNGDKSITFLSEINIKLKSTPFELAYRALNELLLSVKCFMPEDNQSLVAVWDDYLMQKVLPRIEGDAEKLRFTGDDESSLLNELSKLIKTKFKRLLETDNDIITRPDLFNQKVDGDEAEPCRCKSLDKISWMQERLVQNHYTSFWA; encoded by the coding sequence GTGAAAATCAGTGAATTTGAAAGTGATTTATTTTCTGAAATCGGGAAAATAAAAGAAAAGCATCCTCAATACTATAATGAGTTGAGTGAATATTATCATAACAGGATAGATTCATCACATTCTGAATTAAGTCGTAAAGAATTGTTTTCTTCTCTTTTCAATAGTGATGGTGGAAATAGACATTATTTTACTATACGTGCTTCAGATAGTTTTACTAATTTAACATCTCCTGATAAATCTGTAAAATCTCTTATATTCACACCATTAAACGACCACTCTCGAAGCAAAATGGCTAAGGGTGATATTGTCTTTTGTTATCGACAAGGTCAATTTGCAAGCTTAAATGACGCTCTAAATATTCGTGGAATATATGGAGTCGGTTTAGTTGCATCAGATCCAAAACTATTGTTTCCCCAGGAAGAGGATCATAAAAAATATGGTGTTTTAGTTTTGTTTCCTGTTCTTCTGAATCACCATCTTGAATTACGTCAAATTCAAATGCATCCTACAACAATTGACTTAACACCTTATAATGGTAACAGGAATGACGCATTACAATATATTGAAAAAAAAGAGCAATATTTTGTATTATTAGACCTGATATATTCGAGGAACGCAGAACAGAGAACGGCAATAGCTGATTTGTTGCCTGAAGTGAAGTTCAAAGAAGTAGAGTTACCCAATGATTTATTAGTTAGAATATACTCCAGAGAAAGTAAGTATGAAAATAATAGAAGTAATTTTTTAGCTTCAAAATTTATTGAGTGGTTTTATAAACCGGTGAACTATAAACAATCATATGGTGAGTTGCTATCATTAGATGTTGTACTGTTTTGGGATAATGCTTTTTTTAATAATAATCTCTTTAAAGTTGATGCAGACAACATACATGATTCGATTGAAAGAATTGAGAGAATGTTGCAGAAACCGAATGATAAATGGAAAAAGTATAGCGATGGTACTAGCCGTGGTGTTCCTAATGCGTTAATTGGGAAGGAAAATTATCTAAAATTTCTTCATGATTTTTTTGTAGATGAGACCAGCATTTCTATTTATAAAAACATCCAAGATAAATATTCTACTGTAATGTCAAAAGCTATAAATGTTAATGATTCATTTACCTATCTCTATAAACCTTTTCTTCTCCTAGCAGGCATCTCGGGTGTCGGTAAAACTCGCTTTGTTCGAGCGCAAGCGGCATGTTCAAATGGCTGGACTGCAGATGACCCTCGTAAGCCTGATAACTACGAACTTGTCGCAGTCCGTCCCGACTGGCACGAGCCATCAGATTTGCTGGGGTATGTAAGCCGTATCGATGGCACAAAATATGTTCCGACGGGCTTTCTCAAATTCCTTGTAAAAGCATGGCAGGAAGTGTTCGACAATAGTGGTTCGCTTACAGATATTGGTGTAGGAATACGTCCATTCTGGCTCTGTCTGGATGAGATGAATCTTGCTCCTGTAGAGCAGTACTTTGCAGACTATCTTTCAATACTTGAGTCACGTAAATGGACCGATACTGAGTATAGCTCTCTGCCGATAATCAGCGATGATCTTGAGCTTGTTATGAAAGCTCTTAAAGGGGGGGCTGATGAAGACCTTTGGAGTGCCTTTATTAGCAATGGAGGTATCCCCCTTCCTCCGAACCTCATTGTTGCGGGTACGGTGAACATGGATGAGACTACTCATGGTTTCTCCCGTAAAGTAATTGACCGTGCTTTAACTCTGGATTTTCAAGAGTTCTTTCCAAACAGGTTCAATGAGTTTTTTGTCCCTCAAACAGAACCAAAGATCCTTAGCTTCTATACTGCTTCACATGTGAGCTCACCTGGTGATCTTAGTGATGTTCTTGCCGACCCTAATGGTGATAAGTCGATCACCTTCCTTTCTGAAATTAACATCAAATTGAAATCAACACCATTCGAGCTAGCCTATCGAGCTTTGAACGAACTTCTGCTGTCTGTGAAGTGTTTCATGCCGGAAGACAATCAATCACTGGTTGCTGTTTGGGACGATTATCTAATGCAGAAGGTCTTACCTCGTATTGAAGGTGATGCAGAAAAACTTCGCTTTACAGGGGATGATGAGAGTAGCCTGCTCAATGAGTTAAGCAAGCTTATCAAAACAAAATTTAAGAGGCTTTTAGAAACTGATAATGATATTATTACCCGCCCTGATCTTTTTAATCAGAAAGTCGATGGCGATGAAGCGGAGCCGTGTCGTTGTAAATCGCTTGATAAAATATCATGGATGCAGGAACGCTTAGTTCAGAACCATTATACTTCTTTCTGGGCTTAG
- a CDS encoding NUDIX domain-containing protein codes for MNQKVRIRRKGVALVETEKGILLVLDKGKKYYSLPGGEAHPKETRKDACKRELEEETGMIAHSARYFDAYLGPVWNNKPIRNDTKVFVVEATGHPQPKSEIAQSPGGRRDAI; via the coding sequence ATGAATCAAAAAGTCCGTATAAGGCGAAAAGGTGTTGCTTTGGTAGAAACGGAGAAGGGTATACTTCTTGTTCTGGATAAGGGAAAGAAATATTACTCTTTACCAGGAGGCGAGGCACATCCAAAAGAAACAAGAAAGGATGCCTGTAAAAGAGAATTGGAAGAAGAAACAGGGATGATTGCCCATTCTGCCCGCTACTTTGATGCCTACCTGGGACCTGTCTGGAACAATAAGCCTATACGTAACGATACAAAAGTCTTTGTTGTAGAGGCAACGGGTCATCCTCAGCCAAAAAGTGAAATAGCGCAGTCGCCTGGTGGACGCCGGGATGCGATTTGA
- a CDS encoding DUF2357 domain-containing protein: MPDILTFECEHWELIIWTRNNTAPRELLSEVLNERGKELPSEKVCLSFQLTGEENVVFEEQTLYVANNSTEINIPAPLCYENRDYEFEFNFYNGYKPDYMNPIVHRLNEIENGFRTVGQSVVRGVVNFKNNIGWFKLGLRYYKDSKAFRDSLSFKVFPTKMDMVSDLDTIGEVIDSTYPLWRFSLAQKTDFMLSRSNKSHESFELLWIAQFKSLANELTNAVNLICRSPHSRLLPDVKMVKAERITGRVTGRLEERIKENMIEKQYDKRYRIEKRKLSYDTAENRFVKMVLSYSVKRLKQFTTRVKVLEQIPENVRLSASFFDELHELVTPFEKLSAEPLFREIGNYDGRIRESLVLQQRTGYAKVYRIWQEMKLYLDYFGSDASVSVRSVEQLYEIWCLLEVRRLLMTLGFEEGKSSIQRLKIEGFEKNLKKTDETFYLQRPDGMKALLVHEPSYSGIKHRHFERIYSWTTTQRPDIFLEVTMPSGDKVRWVFDAKYRIDANKKKVWPRNGIDTVPDDAINQMHRYRDSLIYISEADEDSETDKSRPIIGAFALYPGWFENQTESENPYRDSIDTVGIGAFPLLPGQENLWLAEFLKSQLGKYLHTQYEHKEADELYLQESVRIAPYGMKQYRHSELILAADVFESKGRAYVKPFKDGNAQWYHIPESTVQNHKIPRHIMREIKYCAFTTIHDDVRQCRNVYLVEKVILKLRSEIDEFAGGAGNSGDSMYWLIKLGQSFQLPVTLISKEHHRRFRFRLVVFKDFLTAESWDDITMKYRKLTK, translated from the coding sequence ATGCCTGATATTCTCACTTTTGAATGTGAACACTGGGAACTGATAATATGGACACGGAACAACACTGCTCCTCGCGAGTTGCTTTCTGAAGTTCTGAATGAGCGTGGTAAAGAATTGCCTTCAGAAAAGGTCTGCCTTTCCTTTCAACTTACCGGTGAAGAGAACGTTGTATTTGAAGAGCAGACACTCTATGTTGCAAATAACTCTACAGAGATTAATATACCAGCTCCTCTATGTTATGAGAATCGTGACTATGAATTTGAATTCAATTTTTATAACGGTTATAAACCAGATTATATGAACCCTATAGTTCATCGACTGAATGAGATTGAGAATGGATTTAGAACAGTAGGCCAAAGTGTTGTTCGTGGTGTTGTAAACTTTAAGAACAACATTGGCTGGTTTAAACTAGGTCTGAGATATTATAAAGACAGCAAGGCTTTTCGTGATTCACTATCTTTTAAAGTATTTCCTACTAAGATGGATATGGTGAGTGATCTCGATACAATAGGTGAAGTTATCGACTCAACTTATCCTCTCTGGCGATTCTCACTGGCTCAGAAAACAGACTTCATGTTGTCACGATCCAATAAAAGTCATGAGTCATTTGAACTACTTTGGATCGCTCAATTTAAGTCACTTGCTAATGAACTAACAAATGCGGTTAATCTCATATGCCGCTCTCCACATAGTCGATTACTTCCGGATGTAAAAATGGTAAAGGCAGAAAGGATAACAGGTCGAGTAACCGGTAGGCTCGAAGAACGTATTAAAGAGAATATGATTGAGAAGCAGTATGACAAACGGTACCGTATTGAGAAAAGAAAGCTCTCGTACGACACAGCAGAGAACCGCTTTGTGAAGATGGTGTTGTCCTACTCCGTGAAGAGATTAAAACAGTTTACTACCCGTGTAAAGGTACTTGAACAGATACCCGAGAATGTAAGGCTGTCAGCATCTTTTTTTGATGAGCTTCATGAACTGGTAACGCCGTTCGAGAAACTGTCTGCAGAGCCTCTATTTCGTGAGATTGGGAATTATGATGGCCGTATACGTGAGTCTTTGGTACTACAACAACGTACAGGGTATGCAAAGGTGTATCGCATATGGCAGGAGATGAAGCTCTATCTTGACTACTTTGGTTCTGACGCATCTGTTTCAGTACGATCTGTAGAACAACTTTATGAGATATGGTGTCTGCTTGAAGTTCGTAGGCTTTTAATGACATTAGGTTTTGAAGAAGGTAAAAGCTCTATTCAGAGGTTGAAGATTGAAGGGTTTGAGAAGAACTTAAAGAAAACAGATGAGACTTTCTATCTGCAGCGCCCTGATGGTATGAAGGCTCTTCTTGTTCATGAACCCAGTTATAGCGGTATTAAACATAGACACTTCGAAAGGATTTACTCTTGGACTACCACTCAACGACCGGATATATTCCTTGAAGTGACAATGCCGTCTGGAGATAAGGTCCGGTGGGTGTTTGATGCTAAATACCGTATCGATGCTAATAAGAAGAAAGTTTGGCCTCGAAATGGAATTGACACTGTACCTGATGATGCAATTAATCAGATGCATCGATACCGTGATTCTCTTATCTATATCTCAGAGGCAGATGAAGATAGTGAGACTGATAAGAGTCGCCCTATAATCGGTGCATTTGCTCTTTATCCTGGATGGTTTGAAAATCAGACCGAGTCTGAGAATCCGTATCGAGACTCTATCGACACTGTAGGTATCGGTGCTTTCCCACTGCTTCCAGGACAGGAAAATCTCTGGCTTGCAGAATTCCTGAAAAGCCAACTTGGCAAGTATCTTCACACTCAATATGAACACAAAGAGGCTGATGAACTCTATCTACAGGAGTCTGTGAGAATTGCACCATATGGTATGAAACAGTATCGTCACAGCGAGCTGATACTTGCTGCAGACGTATTTGAATCCAAAGGAAGAGCTTATGTTAAACCTTTCAAAGATGGTAATGCTCAGTGGTACCATATCCCAGAAAGCACAGTACAGAATCACAAGATACCCCGGCATATCATGAGAGAAATAAAGTATTGTGCTTTCACTACCATTCATGATGACGTAAGACAATGTAGGAATGTTTATCTTGTAGAAAAAGTAATATTAAAGCTTCGTAGCGAGATAGATGAATTTGCCGGAGGTGCCGGCAATAGTGGTGACAGCATGTACTGGTTAATTAAGCTTGGACAGTCATTCCAATTACCAGTTACTCTGATCTCAAAAGAGCATCATAGACGTTTCAGATTCAGGCTGGTCGTATTTAAAGATTTTCTTACTGCTGAGTCATGGGATGATATTACAATGAAGTATAGGAAACTAACAAAATAA
- a CDS encoding very short patch repair endonuclease, with product MDHLSQLERSQNMSRIRSSDTKPEIIVRSVLHRLGYRFRLFGKVNKCYIKNGVLPGKPDIVLTRHKTVVFVHGCFWHMHTDCSRANIPKSNTEYWIKKLQRNTERDKINVKTLHDMGWKTVLIWECETKDTQKLAEILRKQLNE from the coding sequence ATGGATCATCTTTCTCAACTGGAAAGAAGTCAAAATATGAGTAGAATCCGTTCATCTGATACTAAACCTGAAATTATAGTTCGCTCTGTTCTTCATAGGTTGGGATATAGATTTAGGCTTTTTGGAAAAGTAAATAAATGTTATATCAAAAATGGAGTTCTTCCAGGTAAGCCTGATATTGTTTTAACAAGACATAAGACAGTAGTTTTTGTTCATGGATGCTTTTGGCATATGCATACTGATTGCTCTAGAGCCAACATTCCGAAAAGTAATACTGAATATTGGATAAAGAAGCTGCAAAGGAATACAGAACGTGATAAAATAAACGTTAAAACACTACATGATATGGGATGGAAAACAGTTCTTATTTGGGAATGTGAAACTAAAGATACTCAAAAATTAGCTGAAATACTAAGGAAACAATTGAATGAGTAA
- a CDS encoding restriction endonuclease PLD domain-containing protein, with product MFFLDQNSTKKDNYMMYLILAGSLSNLFSDSDVPYLNYRLAEKVFCKAFSADDLSRNDIAVDSIKNGIGFGLKTFLRGNDKTLQKVAEFNQDRPEYITRPLHDQIIKIAELRNRRLKFAQDTFNIDSLLYHCVLRSNKEFHIFEENMDYIDIENISSIKKIKNTIRFKDSLHEYSFSLSKSTLLKRFQTSTCTTSFPIDIIDNPLEMLLDLLPSKNTELMFAAEHIHEEYMIERSVVIGSVYLPLYGIEKGIKKVFERSGLNQWNARGRDRHENELYIPVPRLIHQTFPGFFPPRDTTFNLKWPTGETIIAKICQQGGKALMSQSNRDLGEWILRRGLNLNPGELATYELLKDVGIDSVRIDKYSDNDFGIYFTGIDSYEKFKKQFV from the coding sequence ATGTTTTTTCTTGACCAAAATAGTACTAAAAAAGATAATTATATGATGTATTTGATTTTAGCTGGAAGTCTTTCTAATCTATTTTCGGATTCTGATGTTCCATATTTGAATTACAGACTTGCAGAGAAAGTGTTTTGCAAAGCATTTTCTGCTGATGATTTATCCAGGAATGATATTGCGGTTGATTCTATAAAAAACGGTATAGGTTTTGGGCTAAAAACTTTTTTAAGAGGAAATGATAAAACACTTCAAAAAGTTGCTGAATTTAATCAAGACAGACCTGAATATATTACTCGACCTCTTCATGATCAGATTATAAAAATTGCTGAATTAAGAAATCGTCGTCTCAAGTTTGCACAAGATACCTTTAATATCGACTCTCTCTTATATCATTGTGTGCTGCGTTCGAACAAAGAATTCCATATTTTCGAAGAAAATATGGATTATATTGATATTGAGAATATCTCCTCGATCAAAAAAATAAAAAATACTATTAGATTCAAAGACTCATTACATGAATATAGTTTTTCGTTATCCAAAAGTACTTTGTTAAAGAGATTTCAAACCAGTACGTGCACGACATCATTTCCTATTGATATTATTGATAATCCATTAGAAATGTTGCTTGACTTACTGCCTTCAAAAAACACTGAGTTAATGTTTGCAGCTGAACATATACATGAAGAATACATGATCGAAAGAAGTGTTGTAATAGGTTCTGTTTATCTACCTCTGTATGGTATCGAAAAAGGAATAAAAAAAGTGTTTGAACGGAGCGGACTGAATCAATGGAATGCTCGGGGTAGAGATCGTCATGAAAATGAACTGTATATTCCTGTTCCAAGACTGATTCATCAGACTTTTCCTGGTTTTTTTCCTCCAAGAGATACTACTTTCAATTTGAAATGGCCTACAGGTGAAACAATTATTGCTAAAATATGTCAGCAGGGTGGAAAGGCTTTAATGTCTCAAAGCAACCGAGATTTAGGAGAGTGGATCTTAAGGCGAGGTCTGAATCTCAATCCCGGTGAATTGGCAACATATGAGCTTTTGAAAGATGTTGGAATTGATTCAGTTAGGATTGATAAATATTCTGATAATGATTTTGGGATTTATTTTACAGGAATTGATTCATATGAAAAATTTAAAAAGCAATTTGTGTAA
- a CDS encoding UvrD-helicase domain-containing protein, which produces MTAIQRLTNLSASDPGFYLVALSAYIEHILNEQITAEPFEHPNFGDKLFSLKRKMADTSKEYIPELQSFNGINHDRILTNGIRHNFDSISKEEALAATHRFIQFCRLMHTAEEEALNSLSDTLKSWHDRIDLTAELKDYANLKWEAFQAQRENRELLAQLEAYQMLQGEKEQLEEDLKLTSANMAQLAQKGLKSEEKNKELRDERQNLKLRLREAETKLKDFKPIQNYTEELKRMVFYTRTRRDYEQTLLRLSAEQKEILGRIPEQGDFLITGAAGTGKTFILLEALRRDIKSRKESLLDDGSLILLSYTRTLVKYNSYISTIMHLDSRPDDLISTVDSWFLHMLQKIHPGLTVDYKTLKKLCKETDCPAFLTPLQLEAELENFIYSSGYSREQYIDDMVGRRGMKIPLSRVQREEVWRIKESLEAKMFASGLVSKGYSRTLIAASLPGAEIDRIFIDEVQDISTLELKILKSQTHKGIVMAGDTGQSIYSFQSPYKHSGIKIQGHSSVLKMNFRSTRAIMELCQNFRDDEKDLSAFREGPAPELFTAEHIQDLYSMLQKRLTFLINTLEYDPENIFILVPSYQFENKISQAVREAGFNSTTIMDRQFDFLESGKVRISTLHSSKGLDMPVVLLFLPRLEQGIKGLDEGTEDKIKKNLLYVSLTRTMDILNVFMKEKPEDELLKTVLEAFRG; this is translated from the coding sequence ATGACAGCCATTCAACGATTGACCAACCTTTCCGCCTCGGACCCTGGATTTTACCTGGTTGCCCTATCTGCCTATATCGAACATATCCTGAATGAACAAATAACAGCGGAACCTTTTGAACACCCCAATTTTGGGGATAAACTCTTCTCTCTTAAACGAAAGATGGCTGATACCTCAAAAGAATATATCCCCGAACTCCAATCTTTCAACGGTATAAATCATGACAGGATACTGACCAATGGAATCCGTCACAATTTTGACAGCATCAGCAAAGAGGAGGCATTGGCCGCCACCCACAGGTTTATTCAGTTTTGCCGGCTTATGCACACAGCTGAGGAAGAGGCTCTGAATAGTCTCTCAGACACTCTGAAATCCTGGCATGACCGGATCGACCTCACAGCTGAACTGAAAGACTATGCAAATCTTAAATGGGAGGCCTTTCAGGCTCAGAGAGAAAATAGAGAGTTACTGGCACAACTGGAAGCCTATCAGATGCTCCAGGGTGAAAAAGAACAGTTGGAGGAAGACCTCAAACTCACATCTGCCAATATGGCTCAATTAGCACAGAAAGGTCTGAAATCAGAAGAAAAGAACAAAGAGCTCAGGGATGAACGGCAGAATCTTAAACTCCGTCTCAGGGAAGCAGAGACAAAACTGAAGGACTTCAAACCTATTCAGAACTATACGGAAGAATTAAAACGAATGGTCTTTTACACGAGGACCCGGAGAGACTACGAACAGACCCTGCTGAGGCTCTCGGCAGAACAGAAAGAGATCCTGGGAAGGATTCCAGAACAGGGTGATTTTTTGATCACCGGAGCTGCAGGTACGGGTAAAACCTTTATCCTCCTGGAAGCCCTCCGGCGGGATATAAAAAGCCGGAAGGAATCACTCCTGGATGACGGCTCCCTTATCCTGCTCTCCTACACAAGAACCCTGGTAAAATACAACAGTTATATATCCACCATTATGCATCTGGACTCCCGTCCAGATGATCTGATCAGTACGGTGGACTCCTGGTTCCTTCATATGCTGCAGAAAATCCATCCCGGATTGACTGTGGACTATAAGACCCTGAAAAAACTCTGCAAAGAAACTGATTGTCCCGCTTTTCTCACTCCCCTCCAGCTGGAAGCAGAGCTTGAGAACTTTATATACTCATCAGGATACAGCAGGGAGCAGTATATTGATGATATGGTCGGTCGTCGGGGCATGAAGATTCCCCTTTCAAGGGTGCAAAGAGAGGAAGTCTGGAGGATCAAAGAAAGTCTGGAAGCAAAGATGTTCGCCTCCGGCCTGGTCAGTAAAGGGTATAGCCGAACCCTTATTGCAGCCTCCCTTCCAGGAGCTGAAATCGATAGAATTTTTATAGACGAGGTGCAGGATATCAGCACCCTGGAGCTTAAAATTTTAAAAAGCCAGACCCACAAGGGTATTGTTATGGCCGGAGACACAGGGCAGAGCATCTACTCCTTCCAGTCACCCTATAAACATTCAGGAATTAAAATCCAGGGGCACAGTAGTGTTCTCAAAATGAACTTCCGCAGTACCCGGGCCATCATGGAGCTCTGTCAAAACTTCCGGGATGATGAAAAAGATCTCTCCGCCTTCCGGGAAGGACCAGCTCCGGAGCTCTTTACGGCGGAACACATACAGGATCTTTATTCGATGCTGCAAAAGAGGCTGACCTTCCTCATCAACACATTAGAGTACGATCCTGAGAATATATTCATTCTGGTTCCATCCTATCAATTTGAGAATAAGATCAGCCAGGCTGTCAGAGAGGCTGGATTTAACAGCACAACAATCATGGATCGTCAATTTGACTTCCTGGAATCCGGTAAGGTCCGCATCTCCACACTTCATTCCAGTAAGGGTCTGGATATGCCTGTGGTGCTGCTCTTCCTTCCCCGTTTGGAACAGGGGATCAAAGGGCTGGATGAGGGAACAGAGGATAAGATCAAAAAGAACCTGCTCTATGTCAGCCTGACCCGAACCATGGATATCCTCAATGTGTTTATGAAAGAGAAGCCTGAGGATGAGCTGTTGAAGACCGTATTGGAAGCCTTCCGGGGGTAG
- the dcm gene encoding DNA (cytosine-5-)-methyltransferase, whose product MSKEFTVGSLFAGIGGICSAFKGAGAKVIWANEFDKKACETYRHNFKDTTLYEEDIHNLKTEDVSNVDIITSGFPCQAFSIAGYRQGFNDKKGRGNLFFETARFIDKIRPEAYLLENVKNLANHDNGNTLSVIKKTIINDLEYSFIPFILNSKDYGNIPQTRERIYIVGFKNEANFNTESDVDNELRSSKFQIPTPIKLTNIIADLLDHDKKDDRFYYNKDHQYYPVLNAEMKRRDTIYQWRRVYVRENKSNVCPTLTANMGTGGHNVPLIIDNYGYRKLTPQECIRFQGFSDGFKFPENMALSHCYKQAGNSVVVPVVQRIAEEIIRVLRETELQY is encoded by the coding sequence ATGAGTAAAGAATTTACTGTTGGTAGTTTATTTGCAGGTATCGGTGGTATCTGCTCAGCATTTAAAGGGGCTGGAGCCAAAGTCATTTGGGCTAATGAATTTGATAAGAAAGCATGTGAGACTTATCGTCATAATTTCAAAGACACAACTCTCTATGAGGAAGATATACATAATCTTAAGACCGAAGATGTAAGTAATGTTGATATTATCACTTCAGGATTTCCCTGTCAGGCATTTTCTATTGCAGGCTATAGACAGGGATTTAATGACAAAAAGGGTCGGGGTAATCTTTTTTTTGAAACAGCCCGCTTCATTGATAAAATTCGGCCTGAAGCTTATCTTCTCGAAAATGTTAAAAACTTAGCCAATCATGATAATGGCAATACTTTATCGGTAATAAAGAAAACCATTATCAATGATTTAGAATATTCGTTTATTCCGTTTATTTTAAATTCAAAAGACTATGGTAATATCCCACAGACGAGGGAAAGAATCTATATTGTTGGATTTAAAAATGAGGCCAATTTCAATACAGAATCAGATGTCGATAATGAATTGAGATCATCAAAATTCCAGATTCCTACCCCAATCAAACTTACAAATATTATTGCAGATCTCTTAGATCATGATAAAAAAGATGATAGATTCTACTACAATAAAGATCACCAATATTACCCAGTTTTAAATGCAGAGATGAAGCGTAGAGACACAATCTATCAGTGGCGAAGAGTTTATGTACGGGAAAATAAAAGTAATGTTTGTCCGACTTTGACTGCTAATATGGGAACAGGTGGACATAATGTTCCCTTGATCATTGATAATTATGGTTATCGTAAATTAACTCCTCAGGAATGTATCCGGTTTCAGGGATTTTCTGATGGTTTTAAGTTTCCTGAGAATATGGCTTTGTCCCATTGTTATAAGCAAGCTGGAAACTCTGTTGTAGTCCCTGTTGTTCAGAGAATCGCTGAAGAAATAATAAGAGTTCTCCGAGAAACCGAATTGCAATATTAA